In Deltaproteobacteria bacterium, the DNA window GATAAGTCCCTGGTCAGCTATTATTTTAGGGTGCAGGGGCCGCTCAAGGACCCGGAGGTGACCTATGTGCCCTTTGTCGATCTGCCTGCGTCTGTCCTCGGGTATTTCAAGCGCATCCTGCTCACTCCGGTCAGGGTCTTCGATCAGTCCCGGGTGGACGAGGAGATGAAGCGGGACCGGATAGAGCCACCGGATTGGCTGAGCCTGCCTCCGGGCGTGATCAGTCTGCAACCGGGAAGTCCCGGATCGTAAGAATTGGCCAGGCCGCGTAGGCCGGTTCTTCGTACGGGTGGGCCGCAATCAGAGCCCGCAAGACATCGGGAAGGACATTGTCGCGGCAGACGAGTTCGACCCGGTATTCGTCGACGGTTTCGATGCGGCCGTGAGCCCCGATGTGCGGGTCGCTGCCTTCCAGGGGGCGGAACTGGCCCTGGCCGAGGACCTGCCAGCAACAGGAGTCGTAGTTTTCGTAATGTCCGGCTCCGGCGGCGAACACAGCTTCCTTGACGGTTTCCAGATGGGTCGCCGGAACATAGACGACGAGAACGTGCATTTCATCCCCCCAATGTGAATGTTGTTCGATGTGGTCAAATCTGGGGTCAGGTGGCGAGATTGTCAAACCAAACCGGCTCGGGTAGAGGTCCGGGCTTTCATGATGTGTACAAGGAGGCTTGACCATGCGATTTTTCCCATTGATTTTCCTTATTTTTTCT includes these proteins:
- a CDS encoding NGG1p interacting factor NIF3, whose translation is MHVLVVYVPATHLETVKEAVFAAGAGHYENYDSCCWQVLGQGQFRPLEGSDPHIGAHGRIETVDEYRVELVCRDNVLPDVLRALIAAHPYEEPAYAAWPILTIRDFPVAD